TTCTTTGCCCTCTCGGTCCCAAAGTACAACAGCATTATAGGGCATGACTTCCTTGATTCGAAAAGGTCCGGACCAACGGGAACGCAGCTTCCCAGGAAATATCTTCAGCCTCGAGTTGAAAAGAAGGACCAAATCATTCGCAGCAAAATCCCTGGGGATAATCTTCTTGTCGTGTAAGGCTTTGGTCCTCTCCTTATATATCTTGGTGTTCTCATAAGCATCCATGCGAATTTCAACAAGCTCATTAAGCTGGATAAGGCGTCTTTCTGCTGCGGTCTTGACGTTGAAGTTCATCTGCTTGGTCGCCCACAAGGAGTGATACTCGAACTCAACAGGAAGTGACATGATTTCCCATAGACTAACCGAAAGGGGGTGGTGCCGATGGGTGTTTTGTATGCAGTCCGATATGCCCATAGTGCTTCATCGAGTTTCAAGGACCAATCCTTTCTGGTTGAGTTGACTGTCTTCTCCAAGATGCTCTTGATTTCTCGATTAGAGATCTCGACTTGCCCACTGGTCTGTGGATGGTAAGGGGTAGCAACCTTGTGT
The Camelina sativa cultivar DH55 chromosome 15, Cs, whole genome shotgun sequence DNA segment above includes these coding regions:
- the LOC104748883 gene encoding uncharacterized protein LOC104748883, whose protein sequence is MSLPVEFEYHSLWATKQMNFNVKTAAERRLIQLNELVEIRMDAYENTKIYKERTKALHDKKIIPRDFAANDLVLLFNSRLKIFPGKLRSRWSGPFRIKEVMPYNAVVLWDREGKEFTINGQRLKPYLAEYDTIETSLPLEEPQAA